ccATTCAATCTTGACACTAACAGGAGTTTGTGCAGACAAGTTAagagctcagtcccacaagactgtccCTTCCACCTCAGATGCCAGTTCATAGTCCCAGGTTGTCACCTGTACTTCTGACCAACCagctataaatcagaggttcctATGACCCCCTTCTCAAATTCAGTCATTTGCTATAATaggtcacagaactcagggaagcaCTTACCTACATTGACtggtttattatataataaaaggaCGTGATAAAGGACacagatgaacagccagatgTGGAGAAACCGGGGGTAAGTTCTGGAAGGATTCAGGGCGCAACAGCTTGTGTCTCTGTGACATGGGGGTGCCCACTCTCTCAGCATGGATGTGTTTACCCACACGGAAGCTCCTGGAACTCCACGCTAATGGgattttatggaagcttcctcacGTAGGCATGATCAAATATTAACTCCTTTTCcagccctctcccttctctggaggatggGGGTTGGGGCTGAAAATTCCAAGCCTGTAATCAtagcttggtctttctggtgacaaGGACCCTACACAGAGTtgcctcattagaacaaaagatgctgTTAGTGCTCTTACCACGTAGGAAATTACACTGGTTTTGGAGCTCTGTTCCAGGAACCCAGGGCAGAGgccaatatacatttttttctatttcacaacAGGTGGAGGGAGATGCCAGCTCAGGCTCTCTCCTTTTGGTGGACAGAGATGCCAGCTCAGGGTAGATTGGGTTATAAACAAATGACAGACAATCAGAGTTTATTTCTCACGGATGCTGCACGCCCACTGCAGGTAGACTGGGGCTCTTCTGCACATTATCAACACACTCATGCCAGATCTCAAGGACACAGAGTAGCCCCATGGGTGGCCCAGCAGAGAGAAAAGGGAGTGACTAAGCATGAACCAGCTCATCAAATGGCCAATGGCCAACTCTGACCCTCAAAGGGGTGAAAGTGTGCAGTCCTATGGAAGCATAGGATATTTGTGAACATTCTAAAGTCAACTACAAGGAGGGTATGACATCACAAAAGAGAGTATGGTGTGGGAGAACTGCCTAATCCAGTGGTTCTCAATGGGAGAGGGCAAGTGTGGATCTTGTCCCCTTAGGGGACACTCAACAgtgtctggaaacatttttggcTGTCATGACTTGATAGGGGGATaggctactggcatctagtggacaGAGatcaaggatgctgctaaacaacTTTCAATGCAGAGAACAGTGCCCCCCAAGAAAAATAATCCAACCCCCCTCAAATGTCAATGGTGCCAAGGTTGAAACCCTTAGCTAAAGGAATGTTGTTTAAATGGAGAGATTTCAGGCATTAGACAGAGGCAATCTCTCAGCGAGGGTAGGCAAATAGTACAATTCTTCTCACTCAATTTATCATCAGGCTCCTATTAAGCCTTGACTGTGTACAAAGCTCTATGAGAAAGGCTGACAAGGTGAGAGACGGGTTCCTCTCATCCTCTTAAGGGAGAAAGTTGATGATGAATGAGTCTTCTTGTTCCCCCTGCTCTGAGGGCCACCTCAGCTTAATGTCAAGGGTATTCGTGtgtggttctgcttctctgctttcttttctgtccCAGGATCAATCTGCTAATCCCTGTGCCAGCACCATCCCGTGTCATGGACAATAGCTCCACAATAGGATTGACTGTTCAGAAGGCAAGTGCTTCCTCTTTGTACTTCTTTAGGTCCTTTGAACTCCTGGGTACATTTTAGAATCTACTGGTCAAGTTccatgattggaaaaaaaaaaagggggtccCTGTTGGGATTCTGACTGGAATTTCAGTTAATTCATAGATCAATTTGGGGGTTAATGACATCTTTATGTAGTTGAGCCTTCCTATCTCCATTTTTAAGGTCTTTCTTAAGTCTTccataaagttttataatttattgtatccacattctgtccatttttgttagctttattttctattatagtcTCTCTCAAAAGAGCCTACATGATTGGTAGGGGGCCTGAGACTCAGGGGAGTGGCCAGACCCTGCTATCCAGTTCACATCTGAAGGAACTGCTAAAGGGGACAGATTTACCCTTCCATTAGAGACAGAGGGCTTGGGGTACACTGCTAGGGGCAGACACCTTTTGCCTTGAAAATCAGCCAACCAACTACACTGTAAAAGAAATTATATGGGAACCATGGTAAACGTATTTCTACTTTTGATGAAACACTAGACTTTAGAAATCAGGAAGGTATTGGATGGGGGACAAAGGCAGAAAGGAGACTGGGAGACAATGAGAAAACTATACTGTCTTCATAATATTGCTGTGGATTGAGTCCAGTTCACTTTATTCTCTTGGTTTAGTAAATGGATTTATTCTCCTTTAGGGAGACACATGTTCTTGTAGGGACAGTTTTTCAACGCTTGGCATAGGATAATGTTGCTTTGAACAATGTTTTatgtgttttacagttttatctGCATGTGGTATTCACAAAATGCATGGATTGAGGTATCACCCATTCAGACTCTCCATAAGTGTGTAAGACACCTGAGGATCCTGTTTGCTTTGGGGTGATTGGCCATGGAGCACACAGACTGGAAGTGATCCCCTCTCTACAGATGTgtttctgtctttcactattaCTGTGGAGGCTGAAGGTGCCTCAGGCTCTAATTTGCTTCCTTCTCAGAATTCCCCACACCTAACCTCAGGCCCTTCCCAGGCGGCAAGTAGGGAGTTCACCATTATTAGAAGTCAGTAGAGTGCTGTCTACCCATGTAAGGGTGTTGATGATGCAACTAGCCCTGTAGTTCTGGGGGCAGTTCTTGCTCTTTCTATGTATTTACCCTCCACCTGGGGTTTCTCTGGATACACTCTTACTTTCTTAGTTGCTTCCACCTGCTCCTCTGGGCTTCTGGTTCTCTTCACCCTTGTAAACCTTATGTGCActgctttcttttttagaaatCCTTCACAATTCCTGGTTCCTGGATGGcaccctttcttcttttccaggaATTAATGAAACCTTTCCATCACTTCAGTGGTGCAGTGGGGAGGTAGACAAGTTTGTTCAAACAGCCATCTTCAGACAGTCTTTAAGGGTGTTTTTTAAAGTTCCTAGAGAaaaagttgttttcattttattatattgtgTTCAGAGAATGTCCCTTGGATTCTACATTTTGCCAGGGCTGATGGCAGTGGTGGTAGAATGTATCAAGATTGCATCTGTGGCCTGTTGTgagtattatgggcttcccaagtggcactcgtggtaaagaacctgcctgccaatgcaggagacataagagactcgggttcgatccctgagtcgggaagatcccctggaggagggcatggcaacccactccagtattcttgcctggagaatcccatggacagaggagcctggtgggctacactccatggggtcacaaagagtcggacacgactgaagcgacttagcacgcatggaTGCCTGGGTATTATAAGAAAGTTGggcagatttttcactttcttcaataagCAATTCTTAGAGTTTCACCTGATCGGCAAAAGTGATTGATACCAGTCAATCTGTGAGGTGTTGGAGTggagtgtacagttcagttcagtcgctcagtcatgtccgactctttgtgaccccatggactgcagcacaccaggcctccctgcccatcaccaactcccagaacttgctcaaactcatatccatcgagtcagtgatgccatccaaccatctcatcctctggcgtcctcttctcttcctgcctttaatctttcccagcatcagggtcttttccaaggagtcagttctttgaatcaggtggccaaagtactggagtttcagattcagtgtcagtccttccaatgaacatttaggactgatttcctttaggtttgatcttcttgcagtccaagggactctcaagagtcttctccaacaccgcaattcaaaagcatcaattcttcagcgctcagctttgttgatactccaactctcacatccatacgtgactactgaaaaaaccatagccttgactacatggacctttgttggcaaagtaatgtctctgctttctaatatgttgtctaggttggttatagctttccttccaaggagtaagcgtcttttaatttcatggctgcagtcaccatctgcagtgattttggagccccccaaaagataaagtcagctactgtttccactgtttccccatctatttgccatgaagtgatgggaccagatgccatgatcttagttttctgaatgttgagctttaagccaacattttcactcttctctttcactttcatcaaaaggctctttagttcttcttcactttctgccataaaggtgatgtcatctgcatatctgaggttattgatatttctcccagcaatcttgagtccagcttgtgcttcatccagcccagcgcttctcatgatgtactctgcatataagttaaataagcagggtgacaatacacagccttgacgtactccttctcctatttgggaccagcctgttgttccatgtccagttctaactgttgcttcctgacctgcatacagatttctcaagaggaaggtcaggcggtctggtattcctatctgttaaaagttttccacagtttattgtgatccacacagtcaaaggctttggcgtagtaaaaaaagcagaagtagatgtttttctggcattctcttgctttttcaatgatccagcggatgttggcaatttgatctctggttcctctgccttttctaaaaccagcttgaacatctggaagttcacggttcgcgtattgctgaagcctggcttggagaattttgagcattacttttataTTACCACATTACCATCACCTTATGCATGTACagaatgtggaaaagccttctCTCAGAAGTCACCTCTTATCATACaccagagtgtgagatgagtgcaattgtgcagtaggtgGAGTATTccttggcgttgcctttctttgggattggaatgaaaactgacttttccggtcccgtggccactgctgagttttccaaatttgctggcatattgagtgcagcactttcatagcatcatcttttaggatttgaaatagctcaactggaattccatcacctccactagcttaccACACTCACTGAATCCAAAGGGCTTCTCTCTGGTATGAACTCTCTGATGTATAATGAGATGTGTCTTCTGGGAGAAGGCCTTTTGACACTCCAAacattcataaggtttctctccaatGTGGACTCTCTGATGAACAATGAAGAGAGACTTCTGGGGGAAGGCCCTCCCACACTCAGAACATTCATAGGATTTCTCCCCAGTGTGAATCCTCTGATGCACAGTGAGGTGTGATTTCTCAATGAAGGCTCTTCCACAATCTCCACATACATACAGTTTCTCCCTAGTATGAACTCTTTGATGTATAACAAGCTGTGACTTCTTAATAAAGCCCTTCCCCCACACACTACAAACATTTTGTTTCTCCCCAACTTGAACTTTCTTATACTGAATATGGGCTTGCTTATGATTTATAACTTTTTCGCATTGACTGTGTGCATGGGATTTCATTCCAATGTGAATTTTCTCAGGCACTGAACAAAATGAACTATAGCTAAGTGGTTTCCCACATCCAAATCTCTCAATGGGGTTCTTTCTTATATAGCTCCTATTACAAGTCAGTGAGTCTAAATTAGATTTCGAGCTCTTTTCACATGAATCAAAGTGATGGAGTGTTTTACTTGAAGGATCAAGGTCTATGCATCCactgaatatttttccaaatacatTACATTTAGGGCCTCTCTTCTTGGTCATTGTTTCATGGCTGAAGACGGTGATCTGCCTCAAAACGCTGCCTTGGTTTCCTCGATATCTATCTAGCTGACCATCAATATACCAGACTTTAAAGACAGAGCAATGAATTATCCTTTGGGGCTCTTTCCAGTATCTCCATTTGAAATGAAAGTTCCCCAGAAATGATCTGCTGACAAGAATCAGAGCTTTTCTCTCTacctgaaagaagagaaaggtaaaatagacaccaaaaagaaaacaggaatgaaCAGACATTCTAAGAAGGAGGCTGATGGATATTAAAAAGGAGGACTAACAAATTTTAAGGAAGAGAGGAAGCCACTCATGTCAGGGAAGAAGAAAATGTTCTATAAGCCATTTCCCCAATTCTCACTTACCTGAATAGGTCCACCTTGACAACTCACTCTCTATAGTCCACGGGTCCTTTCCATGTTCCAACTTGGAGATTATGTCTAGTTTTAAATATGAACACCCTGTTAAGGAAAAATTACAATCACCTTGGTCTTGGCAGCTCAGAAACTCATGAGGAGAAAAAAGGGAACTCCCAGCAAAGATAGATCTTTAACTCTCAAAAATCAATTCCAAATAtagcaaaaatataaacataaaaaactGAAATGATAAAACATCCTGTTTGTAAAAAATCATAAAGGTCATGGTCTTGACATTTCTGAAAGATGAAGAGGATTTCACTCATTGTTATACAGAGAATTTTCCCTTACCCACAGAGACCAGGTGGCTATAGATCTCCAGCATTACATCCCTGTGTAGGGTCTTTTGAGCAGGGGCCAGCTGCTGCCACTCCTCCTGGGTGAAGTCCACAGCCACATCCTCAAATGTCACTGGTTCCTGTAACAGCATATTCCTGTACAATCTGCTCATTCTGATCATTTTTACCACAGCAATACCTGTAGGATGCCTACTTTGTACTTTGTGTAGCATAGTTAAtgagaaaaagaatgtgaaacCCTGCCATTAGCAAGAATAGTTAGCAGGACAGAGTAGAGAGCCTAAGCTGCCGccgccactgctgctaagtcacttcagtcatgtccaactctgtgcgaccccatagatggcagcccaccaggctcctctgtccctgggattctccaggcaagaacactggagtgggttgccatttccttctccaatgcatgcatgcatgctaagtcgcttcagtcatgtccaactctgtggaccctatggacagcagcccatcaggctcctctgtccacaggattctctaggtaagaatactggagtgggttgccatttccttctccaagacagcctaaaaatagatgcaaataaaagtggaaaatttAATACATAATAAAGGTAGCACTTCAAATAAGTATAGAAAAGATAAATTACTCAAAACTGGGCAGTTATCAGAAAGAAATGTAAAGTTGAATTCTCTATTTAATTCTGtacccataaaaaaaaaaaattagatctaACAAaagtttaaacaaagaaaaagggaagCCATAAAATAAAGACAGGAGAGATGgatttgctttaaatatatatatatatatatatatatatataataattttaaagtggagaagactcttctaACAAAGCATGCTACAAAACACAGGTGCCACAAAGGAAAACTGATAAATTTGACTACTTTCTATACTGCATGGCGAAATATATCATAGCTCAAAGAACAAGCAATGAACTGGAGAGAAGATATGGGCACAGCACACAGGATGGACAAAAGTTAATGTCCTCAGCAGAGTGAGAGAGCTCCTACAAAGCAAGAATAAAAAGACCAAcaacttaacttaaaaaaatagtcaAAGGACAGGACTACCAATTCACAAAAAAGAGGATGCAAATTGATCCTAAGCATGTAAAATGATGCTTGGCTTTATTTGCatgaagagaaatgcaaattaaaagaagACATCacatttcctttatattttattgaagattgAAGTTTGATAAGTCACTGAGTTGGTGAAAATGTCAAGCACACTCAAATTGTGGGTATACGCTAGTACAATATATTTTAAGGGCAATTAATTTGGCAATAGTCATCATAATTCTACATGTACATATCCTCTGactagcaattccatttctagaaattattttatataaatactcATAGACATGAGCAAAATAGCACATGTGAAGATATTGCACTATAGTACTGTTTATAGTAGCAAAAGCATGTAAACAGCCTCATGGGGGGTTGGATgaatcaattatgcttcaatcCCCACGAGGAAATACCATATGGAGTCATAAAAAGCAGTAAGGAAACTACATAGATTCACATGCAacaatctctaaaatatattgttaagtgaaaaacGCATTCATCCACTCAACAAGcagttattgagcacctgctgaaTACCAGGCAATGTCTAAGGACAGGGGATACAATAGGAAAGAAACCTGGTTAAAATACCTTCCCTCGAGGAGCTTGCATTCTAGTGAGAACCGACAAAAAGGTTGAGAGATAAATCCCCACCTAGCcagaaaaaagttttaatgtgtacttcaaaattcatattcagatcagatcagtcactcagtcgtgtccgactctctgcgaccccatgaatggcagcacgccaggcctccctgtccatcaccaactcccggaggtcactcagactcacgtccatcgagtcagtgatgccatccagccatctcatcctctgtcgtccccttctcctcctgcccccaatccctcccagcatcagagtcttttccaatgagtcaactcttcgcatgaggtggccaaagtactggagtttcagcttcagcatcattccttccaaagaaatcccagggctgatctccttcagaatggactggttggatctccttgcagtccaagggactgtcaagactcttctccaacaccacagttcaaaggcatcaattcttcggcgctcagcctccttcacagtccaactctcacatccatacatgaccacaggaaaaaccatagccttgactagacggacctttgttggcaaagtaatgtctctgcttttgaatacgctatctaggttggtcataacttttcttccaaggagtaagcgtcttttaatttcatggctgcagtcaccatctgcagtgattttggagcccagaaaaataaagtctgacactgtttccactgtttccccatctatttcccatgaagtggtgggaccggatgccatgatcttcgttttctgaatgttgagctttaagccaactttttcactctccactttcactttcatcaagaggcttttgagttcctcttcactttctgccataagggtggtgtcatctgcatatctgaggttattgatatttctcccggcaatcttgattccagcttgtgtttctagCTGTTAGAAAGCaataagcaaaagacaaagaaggaaatggaagattTACAGGGAAACACAAAATGGCGAATACAAacgtgaaaagatgctgatgctcaTTTAATCATTAAAGAAAAGCAGATGAAAAGAAGATATAACGTTCAACCTTAAAAACAACAAGCATGAAAAACACTGATGCTATCTGGTAGTGGATAAAATATTGGGAAGTGGCCCTCCTTGTAAACGATTTTTAACTACATGTAGAAGCTGATTATACAATatcaaaatagaatttaagaaatactctttacattttaaatatgcttGCTCCCTAACCTAGCATACTTATGTCTAAGAATTTGACCTATACAAATATGCAAAGAAATTTTTATAAGGTTGTTCCCTTATTTATGACTTCACTGCTTTAGAGTTCTGTCTAGACCATGTACTAGCTGCGCCTCAGTctattcatctgaaaaatggggataataataggaCCTAGCACAAAGCATTTCTGGGTATATTAGATGAGTTAATTCCATTAGAATTTATTAtaatggtgcctggcacacagtagatgtGAATATTCTTATTATAATTCTCACTATTGTATAtcaaagaattttgaaataaggagttcacgatctgagccaaagtcagctcctggtcttgtttttgcagactgtacagagcttctccatctttaaaaaaaaaaatcaatctgattttggtattggccatctggtgatgtccatgtgtagagtcttctcttgtgttgttgaaagagagtgtttgctatgatcagtgcattctcttggcaaaactctgttagcttttcccctgcttcattctgtactccaaggccaagtttgcctgttactccaggtatctcttgacttcctacttttgcattcaagtcccctatgatgaaaagacatcttttttttttttttttgggggggggtgttatttctagaaggtcttgttaggtcttcatagaaccgttcaacttcagcttcatcagcatcagtggttggagcatagacttggattactgtgatactgaatagtttgccttggaaacgaacagagatcattctgtcatttttgagattgcacccaagtactgcatttcagactcttttgttgactatgagggttactccatttcttcttctctggtggctcagacggtaaagcatctgcctacaatgcgggagcctgggtcaggaagatctcctggagaaggaaatggcaatccactccagtattcttgcctggaaaatcccatggatggagaaggctacagtccatggggtcgcaaagagtcggacacgactgagcgacttcactttcacttttttccatttcttctaaggaattcttgcccatgGTAGTGGATATTACGGTCATCTGAactaaattcgcccattccagtccattttagttcactaattcctaaaatgtcgatgttcactcctgccatctcctgtttgaccacttccaatttattttgatccatggacctaacattccaggttcctatgcaatattgttctttccaGCATCGaaatttacttccatcaccagtcacatccactactgggtattgtttttggttttggctccgtctcttcattctttctggagttatttctccactggcctccagtagcatattgggcacctactgacctggggagttcatctttcagtgtcctatctttttgccttttcatactattcatggggttctcaaggcaagaatactgaagtggtttgccggtcccttctccagtgcaccacgttttgtcagaactctccaccatgacctgtccatcctGGGtagccctacagggcatggctcattgCTTCATTGGGTTAAACAAGGCTGCAATTCATGTGaccagtttggttagttttctgtgattgtggttttcattctgtctgccctctgatggataaggatgagaggcttctggaagcttcctgatgggagagactgactgtggaggagtctgggtcttgttctgatgggcagggccatgctcagtaaatcttaaatccagttttctgttgatgggtggagctgtgttccctccatgTTGTTTGgcttgaggccaaactatggtaatggtaacctccttcaaaaggacttatgtaCCCACTGTTTTATTCAGTTtccctgaccccacagcaggccactgttgatccacacctccgctggagactcctggacactcacaggcaagtctggctcagtctcttgtggggacactgctcctggtgtgcacaaggttttctttgtgccctcccagagtctgtttccccagtcctgtggaagttctgtaatcaaatcacACTGGCCTCTagagtcaaattccctgggggttctaagtccctttgtcagatccccaggttgggaaatctgttccAGGTCCTAGAACGTccttaacagtgt
The nucleotide sequence above comes from Bos javanicus breed banteng chromosome X, ARS-OSU_banteng_1.0, whole genome shotgun sequence. Encoded proteins:
- the LOC133243273 gene encoding zinc finger protein 630-like; the protein is MSVHSCFLFGVYFTFLFFQVERKALILVSRSFLGNFHFKWRYWKEPQRIIHCSVFKVWYIDGQLDRYRGNQGSVLRQITVFSHETMTKKRGPKCNVFGKIFSGCIDLDPSSKTLHHFDSCEKSSKSNLDSLTCNRSYIRKNPIERFGCGKPLSYSSFCSVPEKIHIGMKSHAHSQCEKVINHKQAHIQYKKVQVGEKQNVCSVWGKGFIKKSQLVIHQRVHTREKLYVCGDCGRAFIEKSHLTVHQRIHTGEKSYECSECGRAFPQKSLFIVHQRVHIGEKPYECLECQKAFSQKTHLIIHQRVHTREKPFGFSECGKLVEVMEFQLSYFKS